ttttcttccccttttGAACTAGAGCTCCGAGAGCAACTCACAGCCAGTGGAGCCGCTGTGGAAAGTGGGTCCCTGGGGGCGGGGAGGAGACAGTGAGCGAGGGTGACGGGCCGACACAGGGTGGGACAGCAAGTGGTGAgctcatccccccccccaccccacatctTTAACACTGCTTCTGCCTCTCTGGCAGTTTGTATGTGTGACCTCATGACCGAACGTGTTTGTACAATAAAGCTGCGGACGcgcatgggggtgggggggtgagtcAGCTGGCAGAAATGTCGCACCGGGGCGCCATGGACAATGGGGGCAAACAAAGAGGAGCAGAGCGGCCGAGGCTCCGAGTGGCGCAGAGCTCAACTGGGTTTCGTACACTTCAGCGGGATCCGgtcctgtgtgtgcgtgtgtgtgtgtgtgcttgtgttaCACTATCACTGATTGATATCATGTTCTCACACAATACTCTCAACAGGGTATCTCTTATTGGTCTAACGCAGTAAAATGGCACGATACCCTATACAGTGCAACAGCACCATTGCCAGTCCCAGGGAGACGGCTGCACTGCGAATGAGCCGATGTGCATAATTGCCCTTTAgactacacatacacacacacactttcagaaccgcttgtcccatacggggtcgcggggaaccggagcctacccggtaacacagggcgtaaggcaggagggggaggggacacacccaggacgggacaccagtccgtcacaaggcaccccaagcgggactcgaaccccagacccactagagagcaggaccgtggtccaacccactgcgcccccctttagactacagttacatttatttacattcattacattggtgtatggatgagtgacccattgtaagtagtgtatctagcagtgtaagtcaccttggtcaataaggtgtgtgggctcataacactacatggagttcattggaatctactttggagaaaagcatctgctaaataaacaaatgtaaatgctttatgCAATATGAGCGTGCAGCACTAAACTGGAAGTGAACATTTACTTCTGAACGTGACGGCAAAGCACTTAATCTCTATGTTACTGAGCACTAGTTGTTCACCTCGCCCTGGAGGTCCTGGATACTATGTGTCCTACGGGAGCAGATACTTTAAATGTCTAACGTGACGCCGTGCTGCCGTTCAGTAAATCAGCGCACTCACATTCATGTGTCGCAACAAGGCAAGGCGGGTAGGACAAGCACActtgaaattaacatttaaattatactGGAAAAGTGATCAGTAAGAACACGTAGGAAGTCTTCATGATGAGCTGGAAAACACAAGGATGTCCGCAGCTCTTTTTTATGTGGCAAGTGCTGCATTTTGAAGGTAAGGAGAAACACTGAAGTGAAAATCATAAACATAAGCAACTGTATAAGTGAATGTTTAACACCTCAGGACATTTCTGTATCTGAATGTctaatgtaaatgcagtaaaataattatGTTCTGGTTGATATGCACAGGCTCCTGGTGAcaataattacagaaaaatgccatctttatttaaatttactcatcttgcagatgctttcctccagagcagcgtgcaatgttaagctatttacactgatttacccatttatacaggtgggtaattttactggagcaattcagggtaagtaccttgctcaaggtgtgCTCtagctgaaggtgagatttaaacctgcgaACTTTGGGTcagatggcagcagctctaaccgctacactaccagctgccccagattTACCCTCCAAAACACTGCTTATGAATTCTCTGTTTTACGAGGAGCCCGGCTGTTGCCCACGGGTCCTGTCCTAGAGCAATGGGCGAAATACTGAAGAGACGCGAGTCGTGAAGACAACAAGCCACTTCATCATGCCCTGACAGATTAATAAACTGTCAACCTTGTGCCACATTACACACGTTCACACCAAGCATTTAAATCAGCCGCAGAGAGAACacaagagggagagagagcgagcgagcgagcgaggggcCGAACCGCAGCTCCTCTGGCCGACGCAACAAGCTTCGCGTTCAGCACCATCGGAGGCAGACCGAAGAGTCTCTGCATTACCTTCTGTTTTTTGGAACTTCTTTCAGAAGGACTGAAGTACTGGAACTGTGTGTAGGATAGAAGCTAGAATTTTGGTTTGGGTGCAAGTGGGTAACGGAGAGTACTTGGACAGCAGGGAGGGGAAttgcagagaaacacagagacCTAAACATCTCCAAGATGGCAGGTGAACAGACAGACATCACGGCGGAGAGCTCAGGGCAAAGTTGGTCCGAGGGCCCTGAGGACCCAGAGGACCCACAGCTTGTTGAGCTTTCCTGGGAGGTCCCTGTATGTGTGACCTTGCCCATCGAGATCCTGAACCCAGAGCAGGCTTTCCCCTCCTTGGACAGGACACTTGAGGACCTGGGCATTGCGCAGTGAGTCTCCAAGGAAGCTGTGTGTGCTGatgtgtgtggttttgtgtgTTGGTCAACAGACAGATCTAGAACCACAAAGGTGCTCCAGTTGAAACGTGCGGTACCATGAGCACGATGAAAGTGAGGGTGTGCGGAAGCCACCGTACTTCACTTGGGTTCCAAGAACGACTGTTTTTTCctacaataaaaaaatcctGGTCATTGTTTCTTGGGTGTGCATAAGAATTTGTGTTTGGATAATCATTGGTGGCAGAAGTGTGATCTGCGGAATGTGGGGTCTAATTTGCTGAGAACGAATTTTGCTTCTGCGTGTTCATCTGAGGGCAGATGGGGTGTCACATGTGCAAACTAATGGAAAAAAGACATGCAAGATGTTCATTCCAGCTCAGGGTAACAGTGAAAGTTGTTGCTCAAAGGAGTCCGTTGCACGAGTGCAGTTGGGTGCCAGGAGAGACGGTATGGCTCAGGTGTTTCTACATGTGCCTGCAGGTCAACGGTTAAGGAACAGGTTGTGTGGGTGGACAGCAGACACACGCAAGTGCGCAACAAGTTGGGAaagctgaaggagaaggagatcaTGGTCCTGGAGGTACGGGTCAAGGCCCAGCGGCCTGGGGACCACGGAATACAAGAGGTTGTATACGGCTCCGAGATGCACACCGATCGAGCCTACTGCCGCAGCTCGGTGGAGATCCTACCctggaaacaaacacagctaGGTCAGTTCAACGTTCACCACGTCGACTGTTGCTGTCGTGCACGACGAGAGAAGATACACACTGAGCACATTCTACGtttgacaaaaatatttcatactcCTGAAAGCATCATTCAGAATTCAAACAATTTTCGTTCCTATTACGTCTTCCGTATCCACCCCTTGATTCACGGCCAGATATTCCCGAGGTGTTTTCTCTCACCGCAGTGTGTAATTTGCCAAGGGCAATTTGTCCCAATTGAACTGAGATAATACTCCATCGCTACTGTTACAGTCACAAAGCTCTACACCCTCTGTGGAGCTTCTCACACAGAAGAGTCGAACTATAAGAAGTCTGCTCTCCCTCTTTGCGCACTGTTCATTCTGGTGCAATGTGTGGATGAGCGACCTGTTAAGTGTCTTTTTATAGAAAGCTGAGTattggtgtgtgtctgtgtggcagGTGCCGGTTCTCCAGTCCTCTGCTCCTCGGAGAATGACCTTCAGCCTGTGGAGGTGACCATGGCGCTCAGCACTGAGGCTCCACCCAAATGAAACGAAACAAGCGAAGGATGAACAGATTTACCACACTGTACCACAACCCACAGCACTGGTACCATGATTCAATGAAACGTAGGGACCTTCACATCATTCGGTTAAGGACTGCTCTGCAGCATAGAGCTCgacttccttttcttttttaaaacaatttcccAAAAAACATGTCCTCTTTCATCTCTATTAATCCCCACCCTTGTAATTAGATGTTGCTTTTAGCGTTTGTTAATAGTCACACGCGGCAGTGTATGAGCAATCAATTTTTTCCATCTTAGCATGGGTGACACTGGAATTGAACAGTGAAAATTGTGacatttgttacttttttgtatttgtgtgcaatacattttttagcCTCTAGatattaaaaatcacatttcgaATTGTGACTGCTGGTGCAATACCCGTAGACACTGTACTGCCTGATCTGTGTGGAATCTTACAACTGAGTGCTGCTGCTATTAGGAAACAGATCTCGGGACAAGGAAAATGCTCACACATATTTATTGAGGAGTTCATTGTTCATTGTTTCCCACTGGGAAAAGAATCGGAGTTAGTAACAGAGTGGATAGCGGACAGTGTAAAGTATACAGTACAAATGGTGAGTATCAAACAATACCGTCACTGATAaaagggggggaagaaaaaaaaaaattagtttgtaTACAGTCCACTGTCTTCTGCTCACTGCTCACTCCAAACCTCACACCGGTAGCACAAATTTCACTGCAAACTCTTAGAAAGAGCAGATGGAGAGTGAGGGCAATACAAccgaagaaggaaaaaagaaacacattgtGGTGAAACACAGTAAGATCTGATGTCAAGATACACTTGGCCGATGACAATCATGTTGTAGACAAAGGCTTCGTTTTTGGGTCAACGACATAAACCGAGCTTCACCGGCCTTCTGGGACGAGGCTAGAGCTGAATGGCGACCGCGGTTAGCGCGCTCCTCTGCTCCTCAGGAAGTGACATCACAGCACCCTCGAACTCCTGAGAGTGATGCTTGGACAAGCTTCGCAACAAAAGCACTGTGGCGTTCTGGGTTTCTGCAACATAAACacatcatttagcagacattttcaaTGAACACGTCCTGAAATCACCACCTGGTGCTATACACAATGTGTGACCCTCACCTGCATCAATATTTTTCGTAGTCAGAACTTGACTGGCGGCTGACAGTATGGTGCTCAGGTGATTCAGAACCTACAAAACAAACTGTGATTATTGCTGCCCTTTCCTTATGCGTCACAGCTATTAAACGTATTAAATGATACTATTTCCATAACGGTCGCCTCTAGCAGCTTCCCAGGTTCCAGACAGTACCAGTGCAGGATTGTGGGAATACAGAAACGCCAGGCAGCCAAACACAGTCTTGTtctcctccaggtcctccttgAGAGGAAGGTGAGACAGTAGGACTGGAAACACCTGTGGGAAGTGGCAACAGGTGAACAGTGGAGTAAGCGGAGAGCAGTACGGTAAACACAGCAGGAGCAACACGCTCGGACAGAAGACACGAACGTGGCTGCCGTCTGGTACCTGGTCCAGCGGAACGCTCCCAGGGCTGCTCACAATCATTCTGCAGAGAGCTGCACACAGGTTATCGACAGCTCGCGGGTCCTCCTCTTTGGAGAGCAGGGAGGAGAAGAGGCCGAGTATCACTGGGTACTGTCTGGGACACGGGGTCAAGGGACAGGATCATCCTGGATGGACACTCCTATAAACCATGGCTCTTGAGCATGCTCCATGGGTGGGGCACATGTTTGAATGTTTACTCCATCTCAACAACTTAAACATCTCATATTTCAAATTACCATTTGGGGGGGGAAGGTCACTGCAGTACTTTACGCCCCATATTATAAATGCTGTAATAAATGGGGATTCGGAAAAAAAGGGCGCAAATGTTCTGTATGCAAGCAGGTGTTTAAGGCACACAAAGTAAATATGACTCATGGCCGTCTGCAGCGCTGAGCCCAGCTGGACGGCTCCTGTAAAACTCAGCACCACCAGTGCTGTTGCCAGAGTGAGTGAGAGGTCATTGGCTGTAAATTTGCCCAATTTATCCCGGGGCGGCTGCTCAGGATACTGCACGATGGCGGGTCCGGCAGCCTCGGCTAGCGCCCCCAGAGCGAAGACGCTGTTGCTGCGCACCTCGGCATCACAGTCCTTCGCCCCGGTGACCAGCACGGGCATCAGTTGCTCAGACAGCTCTCCGGCAAGCTGCCTGCCTCCCTGCACGCGCGTCAGAGCTTGAAGGGTCTCCCCGAGCGTCCCCACAGAGAAGGAGCGGTCCGACACAGTGCAGCATGCCTTCTGCGGGGACACACGAGCTGCTAAATTCACTCAGAGGTTTAACCTCATCACAAGTGCAGGTCATTCATCACCTCCTACTCACAGTTCTGCACCAGACCATCTCAAAAGGAAATAATAGAGCTGCTGGTGCAAGCCAACACTGGAGCAGTGAAGCTGCAGCCCTGCTGCATGTATTACTGCTACCAAGTGTAATGTCAATATcctgctgcatttttaatgcaaatagaactaaataaagaaaaaactgctctCTGTTGTTATTATACACCTGCGACAGCACCACCACGTGCTTACGTACGACATGTTGGGAGGCGAAGCCAGACTCACAGCCTTGCTGACGATGAGGGGCAGCAGCTCTCTGAGATGAGGAGAGAAAGTCTCAGCTGGGACAGCGGCTGCCAGCAGGGGAATCCCTTCGCCGGCGAACTCCTGCAGCATGGCATCGTACTCAGCCTGCGCAAGAGAGCATCGTTCGTAACCATGGTAACCCCAGGACGACGCCCGCTTTCCAACCGGTGACGAAGAAGAAGTGTCTAACCTGCTGCTCATCCTCGTCATCTCCTTCGTCCGCGCCCGTCCCATCTTGGCATGCCGTCTGTTGGGAACGGAACCAAAAAGGGTCGCGAACCGAACTTGCACCCGTGTGCATATTTCtccattttaaatgtgaattgaTGCAAATTTTCCTGTCTCATAATGGCAGCTCCAGAATCCAGAGCATAACAAGCTTGAGAACCTTCGACATCAATCGAAGTTACATCATTTTACCAGTCAACACAAACAGCCAGAGGACAACtgagaaaatggaaagaaaacaaggaaaacaccTCGACAATGTCTGCACATCGAGACAGCAGGACATGTCAAACCAGGCCACCGCTCACCTTCTTCTTGAGAACATCCAGGATGACTTGGCTGATGGCCAGCAGGCGCTCGGGGTCCCGCAGAGCCTCGCCCTCACAGGACTTCAGGACGGAGTTCATGGACTCCAGCACGGCCATTACCACGTGCCTCTCGCGGTCCTGCCTCACGGCCTCAAGGAAGCTGGACAAGACCACGGACAAGAGCTTCTGCAGGGCTAGAAAAAGAGTACAGGGGAAGCAAGAGGTTCTTATTTCAGTTCTGTGAGggttctgctgtagtacccctgagcaaggtaattcACCAGTattactttggtttttttttttttaaaaaaaaaaaaaaaaaaaagaaaatgctgcaaTGGACATATTCAACATGGGTAAATGGGAATAATAGTGTGCTCCTAGATAAAAAGCTTCAGCCAAAGTAGCAAACAGTTTATAAATTTCTAAACCCGCTGGAGGAGGAATGATCCTTTAGCCTTGGAGTCCTGGACTTTGTCGCTCTCCTCTGCACCAGCAAGGAGGAGGTCCAGCTTCAGAACAAGAGGTAAAAAAGCAACTGGCTAAGGACACCAAAATCTAGGGgatactaatttttttttttttttaatataaattgtaATGTTTGGGGGGGAAAAGTTTCGTTAGCAAGATACAAGATCTGCTGCCTTATATATCCTGTAAACATGTTATAATATCAGCGGCTTGTCGGTGAAATGTTAGGAATTTGTAGGTGACATTGTCTATTAAACAGTCACTCTACACGGGAAATTGTGTAAATCTATTTGTTCCCTTTaacttcagtcttgaaaataagCGTAGTTCTCAGTTTTTCCAAGTAGAAATTTGTGCTCTTTGCGTATATAGGGTTCACGACCTCTCATCATAACTATGGAAAAGTAATTTATAAGGTGAAATTTTATGTTCCTTTctaaaacagaaataacacaatgtaacaaatcTCACATcaattttttctgcattttccattcagttttgttacattaattatacttttggcatttctttttagaaaaatattccacattcttgaaattagcaagtTTTGGTGAATTCTGGCACCCTTCTAGAATGTTCTAATACTTTCTAGAATCCTCCAGTGGCtataaagtaccaaactaaaactatAGAAGAACAAGTGGTACTTCTGTCATCTGTAAATTTTAATCATAACCAAGGCAAAAATGGGCATAAGAACTTTGTAAAATTGTCACATTGTGTAATTTGCCAtagatacatacagtatgtgtgcctttattaatttagaaataGAAGTTTAAGGGGTGCTGGACTGATTCCTGCCTAGGGCATCAAAAGCCCCCGCTGTcatgactgggagttttgtttCGGCTCCTTCACCGCCTTCTGCCTTTTTTctacagttatttttaaatgtatcgcTGTTACTGCTCATGTCACTTTTCACTTTATTCTTTCAGGCAGAATATTTGGAAGGGCGCTGGTCAAATGAACCGAAGTGATGCAAGTCAGAGAGGCTGCGAAGGGCTACCCTGGTAGTTGTCCTCAGTGGGATTCTCCTTCCACACTTTATGCTGAGCTCTACAGAAGTAGCCCAGTGCCGTGAAGGCGGCCCGACGGACACCTTCGTGTGGGAACTGCAAGAGATCGAGAAGACAGAGCTCAGACCGGCACTGGGATCACTGCCTACGGCGCATGGTGGAGACGGCCACCCATCACCTACATCGCGCAGCTCGTACACCTGCTGGAAGCTGGACTCCAGGTAGGGCAAGAAGGCAACGCTGTCAGGACAAAGACGCAGAGAAGGAGGTATTAGCAGGTGATGCATCAGCCTGTCGCCACCTTTAGTAACACGACAGCAGTGTCTCTGTACCCCGTGTTGAAGGCGATTTCACCCAGGGCGTCACACGCGTCCTCCTTCTCATCAATGTAGGCGTTCTCAACACTGAACCTGGACCAGAGCAAACAAGAGATGACCAcgagtggcacggtggcacagcaggtagcaccggtgcATCGCGACTCCTAGGCTGTGGATGCAGACTAgagttcgaatccagctcagtctctgcatgtttgcctgtccatatttgtgtgggtttcttccaggtgctgtgGTTTCTCGcaacacgtgtttcaggtgaactgataaCTAAATTGCTCATAGGGTGTGTGCGCACACGTGTTACACAGCTCCAGTGTACATATGCTTGAACGACTGTAGGCAGCTTACTGTCATGCATCTAACActaaatcaccttggataaaggtatcagATAAACACAAATCATAATAACAGTGAtctaaaggtgtgtgtgtatacaaacaACCCACCCAACAATATCTCTATCTTCTCCCTCATTTTCACTATTTTCTTCCAAAACAGAATCGCATTCTCCCCCCTccttctcatcatcatcatcatcatccatcagaagaaactgcttgtcctcctCATGGTGCGCCTGCAGAAGGGTAAAAATAGTGTATAGCGCTGCATGAAAACAAAGCCACCACAGTTCAGTCGGTGCGCTCTGAGGACACCTTATGCTCACCGTCACTCCCTCTGTGGACTTGAGCGCCAGGACCATGATGGTGGTGACAGCTGGGAGGTGAGGATGGAGGCAGTCAGGGCTGATCGAGGACACAGCCGAGAACAAGCTGTACCTGCAGGGAAATGCACAACCAGCCGAATTAACCAAAACGCAGGCCGTTCCGCTTAACGCGCACACGAGTGTCCAGCTAGCGCTCAGAGGCGGATATAAAGTAGGGCCCGTACGTGCAGCGACGCAGGTCAGGATCGTCCACGGCGTCGGTAAGGTTGAGGCCCAACTGTACACACTCCGCTGCCAATGGGCCGAACACGTCGTGGCCCACGGTACGAGCCAGCACCGACAAAGTATCTGCGCAGGAGCAACAAGGACAAGTAGACACGTCTATGAATGGTGCTGCTCCAAACGTTTGCCGAAATTTCCGGAAACACTCTCCCTCGCAGAGGCCTCCCTCATACCCAGCGCCTGTGTCTGCAGGGACCTCACTTCATCCCGAGTGTCTGTCAGGAAGCCCTTCAAGCTCTCGATCACTGGGGGGAAGTACGGCACAAGGAGCTCCTTTCCTGCATTGGCTGTGGGAATAATGGGGAGGCAGAGGTTACATGCAGTACAGTTAGAGGGATGgatgaaagacagacagacagacagacagacaaagctGAACGTTTACCAATGGCCCCAATGGCACTAACTGCCAGCTCCTTGATCTTCAGGTTCTCTGAATGGTTGAGGGCAGTGAGCATGTTGTCCATCAGGGTTGGGAGGTAGGGCTGGATGTCCTCTCCTGGAAGGGATGTGGACAGACGAGCAACGCGTCTCCATCACCAAAGTTTCCAAACTAGTAAATTCAAATTGTTGTAACAACAATTCTTTCCACTTgatataaaaaggtaaaattctCACATCGGAATCCTGGACAAAGGAACGGTACTTAAATATGCAGCAGAGACTGTGAGCGACACCATGCTACCACCTAGCCTGAAAGCAGGGTGTTTGTCTTACCCAGATTCTCCAGGAAGTTCTCCAGAGCGTAGAAGGCTTTCGTGACGTGGCCCGTCTTGGAGTGGTTGAGCCCGGACAGGTATCCTAGCAACAATGGCATCAGCTCCGCACTGTACTTGcttatctgtggctgagaaggACCAAGAGTAAGAAATTAGGAACCTCCGTTGTCCTCAACTTGGGTCTGATTGTGATTAAGAACAGTTCTCTGACCAACAAGGTGATAAATCGGATGACAGCGATTCATTCAGGATAGACTCCAAATGAGAAGGAATGTCATGTTACCACAAGTTGCCCAGCGAAGGAAGGACAGACTCACCTGCAAGTGCTCTGAGAACTGGCCGAGGGCGAAGAGAGCGGCGCTGCGCACCACCTCGCTGTTATCCGACACGCTGCGACACACTGTCTGCAGCATGGACGACAGCATCCTGCCCAAGAAGAGCTCTGGCAGTGAGCGTGTGCCGTGTCAACAGCCCTTCTCAGAGTACGGCTCCAACACGTATTGCAGGGTCTCTTTGATACTACAGGATTTAAACTCACTTGTTACGGATGTGATCTGCGCAGCCCTCAGCCAGCACTGCCAGACACATGAGGCCAGCCTTGCGCTCGTAGGGGTTCTCGCTGGTTAAGCAGGCCTCTGTCAGGGGCATCtgggaggaaagggggggatagataaattttaaaaaaagaatacagtatgGCAGTACAGTGACAGTAAAGTACAGCAGTACACTAACCAGCTGCGGGAAGAGTTTCTCAGGGGGCAAGTGGAGAGCCAGCGAATCAATCACCTGCAACATAGCAATGCTCAACAAGGGAAACGACTCTCGGGCAACTCAAAAATAATGATGAGTCTTTTGATAAGGTTAATTACACTTAAAAACACAGGACCCCGATAAGTTAAGGTACACTAGCACACCCTTACCTGAGCTGCCAAGTGTTTGGGATTCTCACTGCCATTGTCGTcgtcttcatcatcatcttcgTCTTGTGCCCTGTCTTCTGGGTCCTCCTGGCCTGGAGGGGGCGCTGTGCTAAGCACAGGGAACACAGTCTGCAGGATGGGGCTCAACAGCTTGTGCTTCAGAACAGCCTGTGTGAAAGGTGTATGTGGTGAGGTTGCTGTAAAGGGAAACATTTGTGCAGCCGTTCGGAGCCTCGAACACCTGGGCATTAAACCAATCACTGTCTTACTACAGTATAGCCATAACTACAATATACCGTTATTGCTATACAACTATCTATGAGTGAGGCtgatggagaagaagaaaatggCGAGTCACCTTGCTTTTGAGCCTAATGAGGACAGAAATGCAGGACAGAGCCTTGACACGCAGCGAGTCGCTGAGAGAAGTGTCCTGAGTGACCTGGCAACAAGTATACAGAATAAGAGAGAATAATACCATATGACTACAAGTTCCTTACAAGCCAAGGAACACCAATACGAAACATTCAAAATTCTGCACACAAATTGTGTGGCTGTAACAATTTCCTCGGCACAAACCTCCAGACAGAAGTAAACGATTTCAGAGATGTAAGGCACAAGGATGGACACTTCGCTCTCGATGAGCTCATCGAAGACCTCCATCGCTTCGCTGGCCTGGTCCTGATGgagcacagacacactgagAGGGAGACCACTGAGAAATGGGAGATGGTGCGAGAGCTGTGCTGGGGGACCACCCACCTGGTCGCACTTGATCAGGTGCTTGAGGGCCACGATGAGCTTGGGGATGAGGGCGCGCATCAGGTTCTGAAATCGAGTTGTAAAATATGTGTTGAGTCA
The window above is part of the Scleropages formosus chromosome 19, fSclFor1.1, whole genome shotgun sequence genome. Proteins encoded here:
- the LOC108927561 gene encoding importin-4-like isoform X2, with translation MTEELEGILSRLAQPDGALVHQATAELKQAFRDPAVIPSLCSVMINSSDPQIRQSAAVMLRMRVMKHWKKIRPEHRESLKCEVLHAFQKEKVHSVQHSLSQLSAALVKRESPERWPTLFLLLNESTRSTDPQERQVGLLLLSKVVESNPEPFKPHYCQLLQLFSSVLEELGDPSCLYYSILTVTAITAYTGTEEMNLMRALIPKLIVALKHLIKCDQDQASEAMEVFDELIESEVSILVPYISEIVYFCLEVTQDTSLSDSLRVKALSCISVLIRLKSKAVLKHKLLSPILQTVFPVLSTAPPPGQEDPEDRAQDEDDDEDDDNGSENPKHLAAQVIDSLALHLPPEKLFPQLMPLTEACLTSENPYERKAGLMCLAVLAEGCADHIRNKMLSSMLQTVCRSVSDNSEVVRSAALFALGQFSEHLQPQISKYSAELMPLLLGYLSGLNHSKTGHVTKAFYALENFLENLGEDIQPYLPTLMDNMLTALNHSENLKIKELAVSAIGAIANAGKELLVPYFPPVIESLKGFLTDTRDEVRSLQTQALDTLSVLARTVGHDVFGPLAAECVQLGLNLTDAVDDPDLRRCTYSLFSAVSSISPDCLHPHLPAVTTIMVLALKSTEGVTAHHEEDKQFLLMDDDDDDEKEGGECDSVLEENSENEGEDRDIVGFSVENAYIDEKEDACDALGEIAFNTGVAFLPYLESSFQQVYELRDFPHEGVRRAAFTALGYFCRAQHKVWKENPTEDNYQALQKLLSVVLSSFLEAVRQDRERHVVMAVLESMNSVLKSCEGEALRDPERLLAISQVILDVLKKKTACQDGTGADEGDDEDEQQAEYDAMLQEFAGEGIPLLAAAVPAETFSPHLRELLPLIVSKAACCTVSDRSFSVGTLGETLQALTRVQGGRQLAGELSEQLMPVLVTGAKDCDAEVRSNSVFALGALAEAAGPAIVQQYPVILGLFSSLLSKEEDPRAVDNLCAALCRMIVSSPGSVPLDQVFPVLLSHLPLKEDLEENKTVFGCLAFLYSHNPALVLNHLSTILSAASQVLTTKNIDAETQNATVLLLRSLSKHHSQEFEGAVMSLPEEQRSALTAVAIQL
- the LOC108927561 gene encoding importin-4-like isoform X1, with product MTEELEGILSRLAQPDGALVHQATAELKQAFRDPAVIPSLCSVMINSSDPQIRQSAAVMLRMRVMKHWKKIRPEHRESLKCEVLHAFQKEKVHSVQHSLSQLSAALVKRESPERWPTLFLLLNESTRSTDPQERQVGLLLLSKVVESNPEPFKPHYCQLLQLFSSVLEELGDPSCLYYSILTVTAITAYTGTEEMNLMRALIPKLIVALKHLIKCDQDQASEAMEVFDELIESEVSILVPYISEIVYFCLEVTQDTSLSDSLRVKALSCISVLIRLKSKAVLKHKLLSPILQTVFPVLSTAPPPGQEDPEDRAQDEDDDEDDDNGSENPKHLAAQVIDSLALHLPPEKLFPQLMPLTEACLTSENPYERKAGLMCLAVLAEGCADHIRNKMLSSMLQTVCRSVSDNSEVVRSAALFALGQFSEHLQPQISKYSAELMPLLLGYLSGLNHSKTGHVTKAFYALENFLENLGEDIQPYLPTLMDNMLTALNHSENLKIKELAVSAIGAIANAGKELLVPYFPPVIESLKGFLTDTRDEVRSLQTQALDTLSVLARTVGHDVFGPLAAECVQLGLNLTDAVDDPDLRRCTYSLFSAVSSISPDCLHPHLPAVTTIMVLALKSTEGVTAHHEEDKQFLLMDDDDDDEKEGGECDSVLEENSENEGEDRDIVGFSVENAYIDEKEDACDALGEIAFNTGVAFLPYLESSFQQVYELRDFPHEGVRRAAFTALGYFCRAQHKVWKENPTEDNYQALQKLLSVVLSSFLEAVRQDRERHVVMAVLESMNSVLKSCEGEALRDPERLLAISQVILDVLKKKTACQDGTGADEGDDEDEQQAEYDAMLQEFAGEGIPLLAAAVPAETFSPHLRELLPLIVSKAKACCTVSDRSFSVGTLGETLQALTRVQGGRQLAGELSEQLMPVLVTGAKDCDAEVRSNSVFALGALAEAAGPAIVQQYPVILGLFSSLLSKEEDPRAVDNLCAALCRMIVSSPGSVPLDQVFPVLLSHLPLKEDLEENKTVFGCLAFLYSHNPALVLNHLSTILSAASQVLTTKNIDAETQNATVLLLRSLSKHHSQEFEGAVMSLPEEQRSALTAVAIQL